One Comamonas endophytica DNA window includes the following coding sequences:
- a CDS encoding alpha/beta hydrolase, whose protein sequence is MTDLPLEFLQREPLEAGDGPWLLVLMHGVGSNAQDLFGLAPYVPAHFHVLSLRAPYPMGPQANAWFQFTVDRNGTRHIDVEQERDARALLGRTLAQVQQQLDIAPERTVVGGFSQGGIMALSQLLTQPQSLRAAMVWHSRLLPEVRSLQAQDAQFEGKSLWISHGTHDNVIPLTSAHSMRSHVQALPLALSYREFESAHEIRPDELRASMQWLEGLR, encoded by the coding sequence TTGACCGATCTGCCCCTGGAATTCCTGCAGCGCGAACCGCTGGAGGCGGGCGACGGCCCCTGGCTGCTGGTACTGATGCATGGCGTCGGCAGCAACGCGCAGGACCTGTTCGGCCTGGCGCCCTATGTGCCTGCACATTTCCATGTGCTGAGCCTGCGCGCGCCCTATCCGATGGGCCCCCAGGCCAATGCCTGGTTCCAGTTCACCGTGGACCGCAACGGCACGCGCCATATCGATGTGGAGCAGGAACGCGATGCCCGCGCCTTGCTCGGGCGCACGCTGGCGCAAGTGCAGCAGCAGTTGGACATCGCGCCCGAGCGCACGGTGGTCGGAGGTTTCAGCCAGGGCGGCATCATGGCCCTGTCGCAGCTGTTGACCCAGCCGCAGTCGCTGCGCGCCGCCATGGTCTGGCACAGCCGGCTGCTGCCCGAGGTGCGCTCGCTGCAGGCGCAGGATGCGCAGTTCGAGGGCAAGTCGCTGTGGATCAGCCACGGCACCCATGACAACGTGATCCCGCTGACCAGCGCGCACAGCATGCGCAGCCATGTTCAGGCGCTGCCGCTGGCGCTCAGCTACCGCGAGTTCGAAAGCGCGCATGAGATCCGCCCCGACGAACTGCGCGCCAGCATGCAGTGGCTCGAAGGCCTGCGCTGA
- a CDS encoding peptidylprolyl isomerase codes for MSNPQVELHIAGQGVITIELDAENAPKSTQNFLAYVKKGHYDNTIFHRVIPGFMIQGGGFEPGMKQKDTDAPIENEAKNGLKNTKYTLAMARTSDPHSASAQFFINVADNGFLNHTSPTAQGWGYAVFGKVVKGTEIVDAIKGVKTGRKGFHDDVPQTDVVIEKAVAL; via the coding sequence ATGAGCAATCCCCAAGTCGAACTGCACATCGCCGGCCAGGGCGTCATCACCATCGAACTCGATGCCGAGAACGCGCCCAAGTCGACGCAAAACTTCCTCGCCTACGTGAAGAAGGGCCACTACGACAACACGATCTTCCACCGCGTGATCCCCGGCTTCATGATCCAGGGCGGCGGCTTCGAGCCCGGCATGAAGCAAAAGGACACCGATGCGCCGATCGAGAACGAAGCCAAGAACGGCCTGAAGAACACCAAGTACACCCTGGCCATGGCGCGCACCAGCGACCCGCACTCGGCCTCGGCGCAGTTCTTCATCAACGTCGCCGACAACGGCTTCCTGAACCACACTTCGCCCACGGCCCAGGGCTGGGGCTATGCCGTGTTCGGCAAGGTCGTCAAGGGCACCGAGATCGTCGATGCGATCAAGGGCGTGAAGACCGGCCGCAAGGGCTTCCATGACGACGTGCCCCAGACCGACGTCGTGATCGAAAAGGCCGTGGCCCTGTAA
- a CDS encoding PucR family transcriptional regulator, producing MLSTHAHPLATARPGAAGAPSPRVRELLRQGAEIALQAPPQWIDEIDQASQAADAGQSFAEDPVLRAASRRATLASLVHWAAANVADPGAPVPPHLTPDMLDNARERVRRGAVDTLFKASRAGENAAWQRWMDIAFGLTAEPAELRELLDLSSRSIRAFMDANLDGIAAFIKAEQEGWARGTPVDRRALVERVLEGVEPATPMASQALNYALEQRHQGALIWSEQGGPGADALERAAQALARCARAPQLLPVAASAGTLWAWASGSRTVDLAQLRQALQGLPGVRIALGSAAAGIDGFRRTHQEALAAQRVLGRVHSSARVISFDQVRLVALVTRDAEACAQFVEHALGRLATADPGLARALWMFLRAGSNATQAARQLHVHRNTLLRRLAQAQELLPRPLSHNLVHVAAALQVLHWDSGD from the coding sequence ATGCTGTCCACCCACGCCCATCCCCTGGCGACGGCGCGCCCTGGCGCGGCAGGCGCACCGTCGCCACGCGTGCGCGAGCTATTGCGCCAGGGCGCGGAGATTGCGCTGCAGGCGCCGCCGCAGTGGATCGATGAAATCGACCAGGCCAGCCAGGCGGCCGATGCCGGACAGTCCTTTGCCGAGGACCCGGTGCTGCGGGCGGCGTCGCGCCGCGCCACGCTCGCCAGCCTGGTCCACTGGGCGGCGGCCAATGTCGCCGACCCCGGCGCGCCGGTGCCGCCGCACCTGACCCCCGATATGCTGGACAACGCGCGCGAGCGCGTGCGCCGCGGCGCCGTGGACACGCTGTTCAAGGCTTCGCGCGCCGGGGAGAACGCCGCCTGGCAGCGCTGGATGGACATCGCCTTCGGGCTGACCGCGGAGCCGGCCGAGCTGCGCGAGCTGCTGGACCTGTCCTCGCGCTCGATCCGGGCCTTCATGGACGCCAACCTGGACGGCATCGCGGCATTCATCAAGGCCGAGCAGGAAGGCTGGGCGCGCGGCACCCCGGTGGACCGCCGGGCGCTGGTCGAGCGCGTCCTGGAGGGCGTGGAGCCTGCCACGCCCATGGCATCCCAGGCGCTGAACTATGCGCTGGAGCAGCGCCACCAAGGCGCGCTGATCTGGAGCGAGCAGGGCGGCCCCGGCGCCGATGCGCTCGAGCGCGCGGCCCAGGCGCTGGCGCGTTGCGCACGGGCGCCGCAGCTGCTGCCGGTGGCTGCCAGCGCCGGCACGCTCTGGGCCTGGGCGTCTGGCAGCCGGACCGTGGACCTCGCGCAGCTGCGCCAGGCGCTGCAGGGCCTGCCCGGCGTACGTATCGCGCTGGGCAGCGCCGCTGCCGGCATTGACGGCTTTCGCCGCACGCACCAGGAGGCGCTCGCGGCGCAGCGGGTGCTGGGCCGCGTGCATTCCAGCGCGCGCGTGATCAGCTTCGACCAGGTGCGGCTGGTGGCGCTGGTAACCCGGGATGCCGAGGCCTGCGCACAATTCGTGGAACATGCGCTGGGGCGGCTGGCCACTGCCGATCCCGGCCTGGCGCGCGCGCTGTGGATGTTCCTGCGCGCCGGCTCGAACGCCACGCAGGCCGCTCGGCAGCTGCACGTGCACCGCAACACGCTGCTGCGCCGGCTGGCCCAGGCGCAGGAGCTGCTGCCGCGCCCGCTTTCCCACAACCTGGTGCATGTCGCCGCCGCGCTGCAGGTGTTGCACTGGGACAGCGGGGATTGA
- a CDS encoding tetratricopeptide repeat protein has protein sequence MPARLALPRALRLLTLAAALAAGAAHADDYAEVNQLLRAGNTSEAIARADSYLAGNARDPQMRFLRAVALTDAGRKADAIESFTLLIEEYPELAEPYNNLAAIHAADGDLDRARGLLEQAVRNNPSYAVAHANLGDIYARLAYQAWQRSQQLDPRAGAQLAPKLTQLRSLLQPAAPAANP, from the coding sequence ATGCCCGCTCGCCTCGCCCTTCCCCGCGCCCTGCGCCTGTTGACCCTGGCCGCCGCGCTGGCTGCGGGCGCCGCCCATGCCGACGACTACGCCGAGGTCAACCAGCTGCTGCGCGCGGGCAACACATCCGAGGCCATCGCGCGCGCCGACAGCTACCTCGCGGGCAACGCGCGCGATCCGCAGATGCGTTTCCTGCGTGCCGTGGCCCTCACGGATGCGGGCCGCAAGGCCGATGCCATCGAGAGCTTCACGCTGCTGATCGAGGAATATCCCGAGCTGGCCGAGCCCTACAACAACCTCGCCGCGATCCATGCCGCCGATGGCGATCTGGACCGGGCCCGGGGCCTGCTCGAGCAGGCCGTGCGCAACAACCCCAGCTACGCGGTGGCGCATGCCAACCTTGGCGACATCTACGCGCGCCTGGCCTACCAGGCCTGGCAGCGCTCGCAGCAGCTCGACCCGCGCGCCGGGGCGCAGCTGGCCCCGAAGCTCACGCAGCTGCGCAGCCTGCTGCAGCCCGCAGCGCCCGCGGCAAACCCATAA
- a CDS encoding UDP-2,3-diacylglucosamine diphosphatase: MAPADTPALPPPPAAHVLAVPTGWQCLEFISDLHLQASAPRTAAAWLDYLTHTSADAVFMLGDLFEVWIGDDVLDDPHSFESHCCARLREISRRRALFFMQGNRDFLTGAKFAERSGCTWLPDPTQFDFDGRRYLLSHGDALCIDDTDYQRFRAQARSAAWQQAFLQQPLETRRAQARAMREQSSAQQRAALKYAELDQEASRQWLQAAGATTLIHGHTHRPADHALAPGLQRIVLSDWDLEATPPRAEVLRLTRGRGLQRRPWPESGAAA; encoded by the coding sequence ATGGCGCCTGCTGACACCCCCGCCCTGCCCCCGCCTCCCGCAGCGCATGTGCTCGCGGTTCCAACCGGGTGGCAGTGCCTGGAATTCATCTCCGACCTGCATCTGCAGGCGAGCGCGCCGCGCACCGCCGCGGCCTGGCTCGACTACCTCACGCACACCAGCGCCGACGCGGTGTTCATGCTGGGCGACCTGTTCGAGGTCTGGATCGGCGACGATGTGCTGGACGATCCCCACAGCTTCGAGTCGCACTGCTGTGCCCGCCTGCGCGAGATCTCCCGCCGGCGCGCGCTGTTCTTCATGCAGGGCAACCGCGACTTCCTCACGGGTGCGAAGTTTGCCGAGCGCAGCGGCTGTACCTGGCTGCCAGACCCGACGCAATTTGATTTCGATGGCCGGCGCTATCTGCTGAGCCATGGCGATGCGCTATGCATCGACGACACGGACTACCAGCGCTTTCGCGCGCAGGCGCGCAGCGCCGCCTGGCAGCAGGCCTTCCTGCAGCAGCCGCTCGAGACGCGGCGCGCCCAGGCGCGCGCCATGCGCGAGCAAAGCAGCGCGCAGCAGCGTGCGGCGCTGAAATATGCGGAGCTGGACCAGGAGGCCAGCCGGCAATGGCTGCAGGCCGCCGGCGCCACAACGCTGATCCACGGCCATACCCACCGTCCCGCCGACCATGCGCTGGCGCCGGGCCTGCAGCGCATCGTGCTCAGCGACTGGGACCTGGAAGCCACGCCGCCGCGCGCCGAAGTACTGCGCCTCACGCGTGGCCGGGGCCTGCAGCGCCGGCCCTGGCCTGAATCCGGCGCCGCCGCATGA
- a CDS encoding DNA-3-methyladenine glycosylase family protein, protein MQAVPAVNAPKEIANVIVTPLSAPAYWAEACKHLIKKDRVMKRLIPQFAGQALQTRGDAFVTLARSIVGQQISTKAAQTLWNRLAQLPPSMAPEQLLRLKVDDMRAAGLSARKVDYLVDLAVHFTEGRLHTDQWAKMEDEAIIAELMAIRGVGRWTAEMFLIFHLMRPNVLPLDDAGLISGISRNYFSGDPVSRSDAREVAEAWKPWCSVATWYIWRSLDPQPVAY, encoded by the coding sequence ATGCAGGCGGTACCAGCGGTGAATGCTCCTAAAGAGATAGCGAACGTGATCGTCACGCCGCTGTCTGCACCAGCCTACTGGGCGGAAGCCTGCAAGCACCTGATCAAGAAGGACCGGGTGATGAAGCGCCTGATCCCGCAATTCGCGGGCCAGGCGCTGCAAACGCGCGGCGATGCGTTCGTGACGCTGGCGCGCTCCATCGTCGGCCAGCAGATCTCGACCAAGGCCGCGCAGACGCTGTGGAACCGCCTGGCGCAGCTGCCCCCGAGCATGGCGCCCGAGCAGCTGCTGCGCCTGAAGGTGGACGACATGCGCGCCGCCGGCCTGTCGGCGCGCAAGGTCGATTACCTGGTCGATCTGGCCGTGCACTTCACCGAAGGCCGGCTGCACACCGACCAGTGGGCGAAGATGGAGGACGAAGCCATCATTGCCGAACTGATGGCCATCCGCGGCGTAGGCCGCTGGACGGCCGAGATGTTCCTGATCTTCCACCTCATGCGGCCCAATGTCCTGCCCCTCGACGACGCGGGGCTGATCAGCGGGATCAGCAGGAACTATTTCTCGGGCGACCCCGTCAGCCGCAGCGATGCGCGCGAGGTGGCGGAGGCCTGGAAGCCATGGTGCAGTGTCGCGACTTGGTATATTTGGCGATCGCTCGACCCGCAGCCCGTGGCTTATTGA
- the arfB gene encoding alternative ribosome rescue aminoacyl-tRNA hydrolase ArfB has product MSLTVSLDEVQISAIRAQGAGGQNVNKVSSAVHLRFDVRASSLPDAVKERLLALGDQRLTADGVIVIKAQQFRSQDMNRADALARLQALVDSVARPPTPRRPTKPTRASKLRRLEGKSLRSATKALRGKPPGY; this is encoded by the coding sequence ATGTCCCTCACCGTAAGCCTCGACGAAGTGCAGATCAGCGCCATCCGGGCCCAGGGGGCCGGCGGCCAGAATGTCAACAAGGTGTCCTCCGCGGTGCACCTGCGCTTCGACGTGCGTGCGTCCTCGCTGCCCGATGCCGTGAAGGAGCGGCTGCTGGCGCTCGGCGACCAGCGCCTCACCGCCGACGGCGTGATCGTCATCAAGGCGCAGCAGTTCCGCAGCCAGGACATGAACCGCGCCGATGCGCTGGCCCGGCTGCAGGCGCTGGTCGATTCGGTGGCGCGGCCGCCAACCCCGCGCCGGCCCACCAAGCCCACGCGGGCCTCGAAGCTGCGCCGCCTGGAGGGCAAGAGCCTGCGCTCGGCCACCAAGGCGCTGCGCGGCAAGCCGCCGGGGTACTGA
- the cysS gene encoding cysteine--tRNA ligase, translated as MSLRIYNTLSRALEAFSPIEPGHVRMYVCGMTVYDLCHLGHARSMVAFDVVQRWLRASGLRVTYVRNITDIDDKIIRRAVENGETIRQLTDRMIDALHQDADALGIERPDSEPRATDYVPQMLSMIGRLQQRGLAYQAGNGDVNFAVRKFPGYGRLSGKSLDELQAGERVAVDDGKSDPLDFVLWKSAKPSEPEEVKWQSPWGAGRPGWHIECSAMGCELLGESFDIHGGGADLQFPHHENEIAQSEGATGKALARTWMHNGFINVDNEKMSKSLGNFFTIRDVLKEFDAETVRFFVVRSHYRSPLNYSDVHLADARSALKRLYTALSLVPAAEVAIDWAQPQAARFKAAMDEDFGTPEAVAVLFELAAEVNRSRSAESAGLLKALGACLGLLQDDPQAFLQAGVSAGVDAAAVQAQIDARAAAKAAKDWAEADRIRQALLAQGIVLKDSAAGTTWEAAP; from the coding sequence ATGAGTTTGCGTATCTACAACACGCTGTCGCGTGCACTGGAAGCGTTTTCGCCCATAGAGCCAGGCCACGTCCGCATGTACGTCTGCGGCATGACGGTCTACGACCTGTGCCATCTGGGCCATGCGCGCTCGATGGTCGCGTTCGACGTAGTGCAGCGCTGGCTGCGTGCCAGCGGCCTGCGCGTGACCTACGTGCGCAACATCACCGATATCGACGACAAGATCATCCGCCGCGCCGTGGAGAACGGCGAGACCATCCGCCAGCTCACCGACCGCATGATCGACGCGCTGCACCAGGACGCGGATGCGCTGGGCATCGAGCGTCCCGACTCCGAGCCGCGCGCCACCGACTACGTGCCGCAGATGCTGTCCATGATCGGCCGGCTGCAGCAGCGCGGCCTGGCCTACCAGGCGGGCAACGGCGACGTGAACTTCGCAGTGCGCAAATTCCCCGGCTACGGCCGGCTGTCGGGCAAGTCGCTCGACGAGTTGCAGGCCGGCGAGCGCGTGGCGGTCGATGACGGCAAGTCCGATCCGCTCGACTTCGTGCTCTGGAAGAGCGCCAAGCCCAGCGAGCCCGAGGAAGTGAAGTGGCAAAGCCCCTGGGGCGCGGGCCGCCCCGGCTGGCACATCGAATGCTCGGCCATGGGCTGCGAGCTGCTGGGCGAGAGCTTCGACATCCACGGCGGCGGCGCGGACCTGCAGTTCCCGCACCATGAGAACGAGATCGCGCAGAGCGAAGGCGCGACCGGCAAGGCGCTCGCCCGCACCTGGATGCACAACGGCTTCATCAACGTGGACAACGAGAAGATGTCCAAGTCGCTGGGCAATTTCTTCACCATCCGCGATGTGCTCAAGGAGTTCGACGCCGAGACGGTGCGCTTCTTCGTCGTGCGCAGCCACTACCGCAGCCCGCTGAACTACAGCGACGTGCACCTGGCCGATGCGCGCTCGGCGCTCAAGCGCCTCTATACCGCGCTGAGCCTGGTGCCCGCGGCCGAGGTGGCCATCGACTGGGCGCAGCCCCAGGCGGCGCGCTTCAAGGCGGCAATGGACGAGGATTTCGGCACGCCCGAAGCCGTGGCCGTGCTGTTCGAGCTGGCCGCCGAGGTCAACCGCAGCCGCAGCGCCGAGAGCGCGGGCCTGCTCAAGGCGCTGGGCGCCTGCCTGGGCCTGCTGCAGGACGATCCGCAGGCCTTCCTGCAGGCGGGTGTGTCCGCGGGCGTGGACGCCGCGGCCGTGCAGGCGCAGATCGACGCGCGCGCCGCCGCCAAGGCCGCCAAGGACTGGGCCGAGGCGGACCGCATCCGCCAGGCACTGCTTGCCCAGGGCATCGTGCTCAAGGATTCCGCCGCCGGCACCACCTGGGAGGCAGCGCCCTGA
- the tilS gene encoding tRNA lysidine(34) synthetase TilS yields the protein MSQSFESAMAAFAPPLPLAVALSGGADSTALLLACAERWPGQVHAIHVHHGLQAAADDFQRHCEALCARLEVPLAVCRVDARHAPGQSPEDAARQSRYAALAEAALQAWPGRPMAAIALAQHADDQVETLLLALSRGAGVAGLAAMPAQWRRLGLHWQRPLLQVEGAALRDWLMARGQQWVEDPSNADQRFTRNRIRAQLLPQLQAAFPQFRATFARSSRHCAQAAELLQEVAETDLAAIGDPPRIAALQALSRARQANVLRHWLRIAHGTTPAAAQLEELLRQLAACTTRGHQIRLKLGRGFVVRSGALLGWYNP from the coding sequence ATGAGCCAGTCGTTCGAGTCCGCAATGGCCGCCTTCGCGCCGCCCCTGCCGCTGGCCGTGGCCCTGAGCGGCGGCGCCGACTCCACCGCGCTGCTGCTGGCCTGCGCCGAGCGCTGGCCCGGCCAGGTGCATGCCATCCACGTGCACCACGGCCTGCAGGCGGCGGCCGATGATTTCCAGCGCCATTGCGAGGCGCTGTGCGCACGGCTGGAAGTGCCGCTGGCCGTCTGCCGTGTTGACGCACGCCATGCGCCCGGCCAAAGCCCCGAAGATGCTGCGCGCCAGAGCCGCTATGCGGCGCTGGCCGAGGCCGCGCTGCAGGCATGGCCCGGCCGCCCGATGGCCGCGATCGCGCTGGCCCAGCATGCCGATGACCAGGTGGAGACTCTGCTGCTGGCGCTGTCGCGCGGCGCGGGCGTTGCCGGCCTGGCCGCCATGCCCGCGCAATGGCGGCGCCTCGGCCTGCACTGGCAGCGCCCGCTGCTGCAGGTCGAGGGCGCAGCCCTGCGCGACTGGCTCATGGCCCGAGGACAGCAGTGGGTCGAGGACCCCAGCAATGCCGACCAGCGCTTCACGCGCAACCGCATCCGCGCGCAATTGCTACCGCAGTTGCAGGCGGCATTCCCTCAGTTCCGCGCCACCTTCGCGCGCAGCAGCCGGCATTGCGCCCAGGCGGCCGAGCTGCTGCAGGAAGTCGCCGAAACCGATCTCGCCGCCATCGGCGATCCGCCGCGCATCGCCGCGCTGCAGGCGCTCAGCAGAGCGCGCCAGGCCAATGTGCTGCGCCACTGGCTGCGCATCGCGCACGGCACCACGCCGGCCGCGGCGCAACTTGAAGAGCTGCTGCGCCAGCTTGCCGCCTGCACCACGCGCGGGCACCAGATCCGCCTCAAATTGGGCCGAGGGTTTGTGGTGAGGAGCGGGGCGCTGCTCGGTTGGTACAATCCCTGA
- a CDS encoding acetyl-CoA carboxylase carboxyltransferase subunit alpha, with amino-acid sequence MAKKNFLDFEHPIAELESKIEELRYVQTESAVDISEEIDQLSKKSLQLTRDIYSDLTPWQITKIARHIERPYTLDYVREIFTDFVEMHGDRHFADDQSIVGGLARFNGHPCMVIGHQKGRDTKERTLRNFGMTRPEGYRKALRLMKTAEKFKLPVFTFVDTPGAFPGIDAEERSQSEAIGRNIFEMAQLQTPIISTVIGEGGSGGALAISVADQVLMLQYSVYSVISPEGCASILWKTGEKAPEAAAAMGITALRLKALGLVDKIVSEPVGGAHRDPKQMATFLKRALGDAYRQLADLSPRELQDRRYDRLQSYGRYSDTKADNR; translated from the coding sequence ATGGCGAAAAAGAATTTTCTGGACTTCGAGCATCCCATAGCCGAGCTCGAATCCAAGATCGAGGAACTGCGTTATGTGCAGACGGAAAGCGCGGTCGACATCTCGGAGGAGATCGACCAGCTGAGCAAGAAGAGCCTGCAGCTCACGCGCGACATCTACAGCGATCTGACCCCGTGGCAGATCACCAAGATCGCGCGCCACATCGAGCGTCCCTACACGCTCGACTACGTGCGCGAGATCTTCACCGATTTCGTCGAGATGCACGGCGACCGCCACTTCGCCGACGACCAGTCGATCGTCGGCGGCCTGGCGCGCTTCAACGGCCACCCCTGCATGGTCATCGGCCACCAGAAGGGCCGGGACACCAAGGAGCGCACGCTGCGCAACTTCGGCATGACGCGCCCCGAGGGCTACCGCAAGGCGCTGCGCCTGATGAAGACCGCCGAGAAGTTCAAGCTGCCGGTGTTCACCTTCGTCGACACGCCCGGCGCCTTTCCCGGCATCGACGCCGAGGAGCGCAGCCAGTCCGAAGCCATCGGCCGCAACATCTTCGAGATGGCGCAGCTGCAGACCCCGATCATCTCCACCGTCATCGGCGAGGGCGGCTCGGGCGGCGCCTTGGCCATCAGCGTGGCCGACCAGGTGCTGATGCTGCAATACTCGGTCTACTCCGTGATCAGCCCCGAAGGCTGCGCCTCGATCCTGTGGAAGACCGGCGAGAAGGCCCCCGAGGCCGCCGCCGCCATGGGCATCACGGCGCTGCGCCTGAAGGCCCTGGGCCTGGTCGACAAGATCGTCAGCGAACCCGTGGGCGGCGCGCACCGCGACCCCAAGCAGATGGCCACCTTCCTCAAGCGCGCGCTGGGCGACGCCTACCGCCAGCTCGCCGACCTGAGCCCGCGCGAGCTGCAGGACCGCCGCTACGATCGGCTGCAGAGCTACGGCCGGTACTCGGATACCAAGGCCGATAACCGCTGA
- a CDS encoding zinc-dependent peptidase codes for MSLRNLWNRLQGRLAPVPEIDAALWLEAIRPYPFLAALTLDEQAKLRALVALFLQRKQFHGAHGLEVTDLMALQIAAQACLPLLHWGAPREALAWYGDFVGIVVHPGEAVARRESVDEAGVVHHYDEVLLGEAMEGGPVMLSWEAVDDTRHSTAAGTSVVIHEFAHKIDMRDGAVDGCPPLPPGFMGSASARAARALWHAAWQPAYERFREQVIIAERFSGAWPWLDSYGATAPPEFFAVACEAYFVNRERFAQEFPTLAPQLAAFFQSRP; via the coding sequence ATGAGCCTGCGCAATCTGTGGAACCGGCTTCAAGGCCGCCTGGCGCCGGTGCCGGAGATCGACGCCGCACTGTGGCTCGAGGCCATACGGCCCTACCCCTTTCTTGCCGCGCTGACCCTTGACGAGCAGGCCAAGCTGCGCGCATTGGTGGCGCTGTTCCTGCAGCGCAAGCAGTTCCATGGCGCGCACGGCCTTGAGGTGACCGACCTGATGGCGCTGCAGATCGCGGCGCAGGCCTGCCTGCCGCTGCTGCACTGGGGCGCGCCGCGCGAGGCGCTGGCCTGGTATGGCGATTTCGTCGGCATCGTGGTGCACCCGGGCGAGGCCGTGGCGCGGCGCGAGTCCGTGGACGAAGCCGGCGTGGTACACCACTACGACGAAGTGCTGCTGGGCGAGGCCATGGAAGGCGGGCCGGTCATGCTCAGTTGGGAGGCCGTGGACGACACGCGCCACAGCACGGCGGCCGGCACCAGCGTGGTGATCCACGAATTCGCGCACAAGATCGATATGCGCGACGGCGCAGTCGACGGCTGCCCGCCGCTGCCGCCGGGTTTCATGGGCAGCGCCAGCGCACGCGCGGCGCGCGCGCTGTGGCATGCGGCCTGGCAGCCCGCCTATGAGCGGTTCCGCGAACAGGTCATCATTGCCGAGCGCTTCAGTGGCGCCTGGCCCTGGCTCGACAGCTATGGCGCGACCGCGCCGCCCGAGTTCTTTGCCGTGGCCTGCGAGGCGTATTTCGTCAACCGCGAGCGCTTCGCGCAGGAATTTCCCACGCTGGCGCCGCAGCTGGCGGCGTTCTTCCAATCACGGCCCTGA
- a CDS encoding peptidylprolyl isomerase, which produces MISRRKTTLALTGLALSAGLLAAGGAAAQAAPQVELKTSQGAIVLQLDPAKAPKTVANFLQYVNSKHYDGTVFHRVIDGFMIQGGGFTADLQQKPTQPPIPLEASNGLKNDRYTVAMARTGNPNSATAQFFINVADNAMLNAPQPDGHGYAVFGKVVKGTEVVDKIRAVATGNRGMHQNVPMSPVTILSARVLP; this is translated from the coding sequence ATGATTTCACGCAGAAAAACCACTCTCGCTCTGACCGGCCTGGCCCTGAGCGCCGGCCTGCTGGCCGCCGGCGGCGCCGCGGCGCAGGCTGCGCCCCAGGTCGAGCTCAAGACCTCGCAGGGCGCGATCGTGCTGCAGCTCGACCCCGCCAAGGCGCCCAAGACCGTCGCCAATTTCCTGCAGTACGTGAACAGCAAGCACTATGACGGCACGGTGTTCCACCGCGTGATCGACGGCTTCATGATCCAGGGCGGCGGCTTCACCGCCGACCTGCAGCAAAAGCCGACGCAGCCGCCGATTCCGCTGGAAGCCAGCAACGGCCTGAAGAACGACCGGTACACCGTGGCCATGGCGCGCACCGGCAACCCGAACTCGGCCACGGCGCAGTTCTTCATCAACGTCGCCGACAACGCCATGCTCAACGCGCCGCAGCCCGACGGGCATGGCTACGCAGTGTTCGGCAAGGTCGTCAAGGGCACCGAGGTGGTGGACAAAATCCGCGCCGTCGCCACGGGCAACCGCGGCATGCACCAGAATGTGCCCATGTCGCCGGTGACGATCCTTTCGGCACGCGTGCTGCCCTGA